In Sphaerisporangium krabiense, the DNA window TCGCCGCGCAGCGGGTACTCGTGGTCGTGGTAGCGCAGGACGTCGCCGTCCGCCACGACCTCCGCCTCGGGGTCGGCCCCGGGACCGAGGACGGGCAGCGCCACCTGGCCGCCGATCCAGTCCAGGTCGAACCACCGGGCGGAGGCGGCGCCGGGCCCGTGCCGCAGCACGTCCCACAACCGGGCGTTGCGGGACTCCGGGACCGGGACCGTCATGTGGTTCGGCACGATGTCCACCACGATCGGGAGCCCCCGCGCGGCCAGCCGGCGCAGCCCGGCCATGCCGCCGAACTCCTCGCGGACGCGGGAGTGGTCGGTGACGTCGTAGCCGTGCCGGGACTCCGGCGACGCCTGGAGGATCGGCGAGAGGTACAGGTGGCTCACGCCGAGCTCGGCCAGGTAGGAGGTGAGCTCGGCCGCCTCGGCGAAGCCGAAGTCCGGGGTGAGCTGCAGCCGGTAGGTCGCCGTGGGCCGCGGCGGCGCCTGGGGCTTCACGGGGTCGGTCACGTCGTTCCTTCCGGGAGAGTCGGGTCCGCGGCGAGGCGGCCGCGCGGTCGTGCCGTGGGGCGGGTCGTGCGGTCGGGGATCAGGCGCGGCGCAGCACGCGGACCGAGCGGCCCGCCACCGGCACCTCGTCGCCCGCCCGGTAGAGCGCGGAGTCGACGCTGATGGGCACCGCCGTGTCGATCTCGGGCATCCACGCCTCGCCGAAGTCCTTCGGGATCGTGAACTCGATGGTGTCGTGGTAGGCGTTGAACATCAGCAGGAACGAGTCGTCCACGATGCGGCGCCCGCGCCGGTCCGGCTCGGTGATGGCCTCGCCGTTCAGGAAGACGCACAGCGACTTGGCGTAGCCGTTGTGCCAGTCGGCGTCGGTCATCTCGACGCCCGCGGGCGTGAGCCAGGCGATGTCGGTCAGCTCGTCGCCGGACCCGCGCACCGCGCGGCCGTAGAAGAACCGCCTGCGCCGGAACACCGGGTGGTCGCGCCGCAGCCGGGCCAGCCGCTGGCTGAACTCCAGCAGCAGCCAGTTCTCGCGGACGTCGGACCAGTCCACCCAGCTGATCTCGTTGTCCTGGCAGTAGGCGTTGTTGTTGCCGCCCTGGGTGCGCCCGAGCTCGTCGCCGTGCGAGAGCATGGGCACGCCCTGCGACAGGAACAGCGTGGCCAGGAAGTTGCGCTTCTGCTGCTCGCGCAGCGCCTCGACCGCGCCCCCGGCCGGGCCCTCCTCGCCGCAGTTCCAGGACCGGTTGTCGTCGGTGCCGTCGCGGTTGCCCTCGCCGTTGGCCTCGTTGTGCTTGGAGTTGTACGACACCAGGTCGCGCAGGGTGAAGCCGTCGTGGCAGGTCACGAAGTTGATCGACGCGGCGGGCCGGCGGCTGTCGTCCTGGTAGAGGTCGCTGGAGCCGGTGAGGCGCGAGGCGAACTCCGGCAGGGCGGCGGGCTCGCCGCGCCACATGTCGCGGATCGTGTCGCGGTAGCGGCCGTTCCACTCCGTCCACCGGGGCGGGAAGTTGCCGACCTGGTAGCCGCCGGGGCCGACGTCCCACGGCTCGGCGATGAGCTTGACCTGGCTGAGCACCGGGTCCTGCTGGACGAGGTCGAAGAACGCCGACAGCCGGTCCACCTCGTGCAGCTCGCGGGCCAGGGTGGCCGCGAGGTCGAAGCGGAAGCCGTCGACGTGCATCTCGATGACCCAGTACCGCAGGGAGTCCATGATGAGCTGCAGCGTGTGCGGCGAGCGCATCAGCAGGCTGTTGCCGGTGCCGGTCGTGTCCATGTAGTAGCGCTGGTCGTCGTCCACGAGCCGGTAGTACGACTTGTTGTCGATGCCGCGCATGCTGAGCGTCGGCCCGAGGTGGTTGCCCTCGGCGGTGTGGTTGTAGACGACGTCGAGGATGACCTCGATGTTGGCCTCGTGCAGGGCCTTGACCATCGCCTTGAACTCCAGCACCTGCCCGCCCAGCTCGCCGGAGCTGGAATAGGCGTTGTGCGGGGCGAAGAAGCCGATGGTGTTGTAACCCCAGTAGTTGGTCAGGCCGCGCTGCTGGAGCGTGTCGTCGGTGACGAACTGGTGCACGGGCATCAGCTCGACCGCGGTGACGCCGAGACCGGTCAGATGGTCGATGATCTCGGGGTGCCCGAGCGCGGCGTAGGTGCCGCGGATGCGCTCGGGGATGCGGGGATGCTGGATGGTCAGCCCGCGGACGTGCGCCTCGTAGATGACCGTGTCGTGGTACGGCGTCGCGGGCGGACGGTCGTGTCCCCAGCCGAAGAACGGGTTGACCACGACGGACTTCGGCACGTAGGCCGCGGAGTCGCTGTCGTCACGGCTGTCGGGCTCGCCGAAGCGGTAGCCGTATGCGGCCTGGTCCCAGTTCACCCCGCCCTCGATGGCCTTGGCGTACGGGTCCAGCAGGAGCTTGTTGGGGTTGCAGCGGTGCCCGCGCGCCGGGTCGTAGGGCCCGTGGACGCGGTAGCCGTACCGCTGCCCCGGGCCTATGCCCGGAAGGTAGCCGTGCCAGACGAAGCCCTCGGTCTCGGTGAGCTCGACACGTCTCTCCTTTCCTGCGTCGTCGAACAGGCAGAGCTCCACGCGCTCGCCTACCTCGGTATAGAGCGCGAAGTTCGTCCCCGCGCCGTCATATGTAGCCCCGAGCGGATAGGGATCGCCGGGCCAAATTTCGATCATGTCACCACCCGGATAGGGGTTTGCCCCCATGTTCCCCGACCATGCACGCCGACGCGGCCGTGTGTGCCAGGTTACTCGACCGGACGCGCCGGAACCGGGCCGGACACTCGGCCGGAAACACGACCGTCACACGTCAGGGCGTCCACGAGTTGCCGCTGACCACGATCATCACCTGGAGCTGGACGGTGGCCGCGTAGTAGTCGGACGGCACGACGGGCGTGCGGATCATCTTCGCCCACAGGGCGTCGAGCCATGCCTGGGCGCCGGGGTCGGACATGGCGGCGACGGCGAAGGGGGCGAAGAACGCCGGCTCCTGCCCCTCGTCGATGGGGGCGCCCTTGAGCGTGTAGCCGGCCGCGATCCTGTCCGGGTCCCCGCCGGTCGCGCGCCGGATCCAGGCGCTCATCGTCCGGGCGGCGGCGCGCGAGGCCGGGTCGCCGGCGGTGACGGCGTCGGCGCCGATCCGCCACGGGTCCCGGCAGGCGTTCCAGTAGTAGGCGCCGTCGTGGGCGTCCTCCAGCACCTCGCCCGGCGCGGGCCTCGGGGCGGTGTCGGTGGCGACGACGAAGTCGGCGAGCAGCCCGGTCTCCGGGGCGTACCTGGACTGCTGGGCGGCGATCAGGCGCTGGTGCGCGGCCCTGATCTCCTCCCAGTCCGGGTCGCCGGTCGCCTTCGCGAACGCGCGGAAGCGGTCGAGGAGCCAGTCGGAGGAGCGGGTGACGTAGTAGGTCGGATCTTCGGGCGTGCTCCAGTCGCCGAGGCGGGTCAGGCGCGTGCGCGGGTTGATCTCGCTCGCCTTGATCGCGTCGATGTGCCGGATCGCGAGGCTCCGGTAGTCGTGGACGCCGGCGCTCCCCCACTGGCGGTCGGCCAGCAGCAGGGCGTAGGCCACGTCGAGGTCGCCGTCGGTCGCCGAGTCCGAGCCGTTGACGCTGCGGCACCGGGAGTCCTGCTCGGCCGCGAGGAGGTCGTGGTCGTTCACCGACGGATGGGCGAGCATGTAGGCGACCATGCCGTCGAAGGCCGTCCTGGCCTCCGGGTCGGCCCCGGCCATCGTCGCCAGGATCACCATGCCGTAGCCCTGTGCCTCGGCGACGTACGGGTGGTCGGCGTCGGGCGAGATCACCTGGTACCAGCCGTGGCCGCAGTTCCGCTTGAGGAACGCCTTCTTCCACCGGGTGTAGGAGGCGAGGACCGCGCGGTCGAGGGTCTCGCGCGGCGCCGAGGGGGTCAGCGTCCCGGCCGCGTACGGGAACCGGTGGCCGCCGAACGGGACGGCCGGGCCCGGCCGCGGGGTCACGGCGCCGCCCTGGCGGGAGGGCGCGGCGTCCGGGGAGGGCGTGGCGCGGGCGGGGGCCTGCGCGCAGCCGGCCACCGCGGCCAGGACGGCGGCGAGCAGGGCGGCGCGGACCTGGCGGCGGGGACCGGTGAAACCCAGCACCTCGGGCGTCCTCTCCTCAAGCGGCGTGTTCGGGCGAGATATGGGCGGGTCCTGGGAGTCGAGAAAGGTTCTTAAGGTCCCGTGACCATAGCGGCATTCTCCCGTGGGCGTGCCCGGGCCCCCGCGGCCCCGCCGTTCGGCCAGACTGGTCCGCGCAGTTCGAAGCGGCGACCAACCCCCGGTACGGCCAGGCCGTACCGGGCCGTCGCCTGCGTGTCCCCCATGCCGGCGCTCCGCCGTCAGGCGCCCGCCCCGCGCCGCGGGGGCTCGAAGAAGTTGAGCAGCCCGTCCCCCTTGCAGGTGCGGCACGCCCGGCCGCCCTCCCCCTTGCCGTCGCCCCCGCAGGTGCAGCAGAGGACCACCCGGTCGAACCGGGGGTCGCGGTAGACGTGCCGGCTGCGGTGGCGGCTGATCGCCCAGCCCTGCACCAGCGCGAACCCGTCGATCTCGGCGAACATCGCGTCGCTGAGCTCCCAGTGCCGGGCCAGCGCCTGCGCGCGGATGAGCGCCCACAGGTTCGCCGTGAGCCCGGCCGGACCGACATTCATACCAGGATCGTCCTCTCGCTCCCCGAATGATCGAGTGGTCTCCAGGGACGGCTCGGCGCCCTGCACCGCTCCGTCACGACACGCGCCCTGGGGCGCCCGGCCCCCGCGCCCCCGCCGGCGCGGTATCCCCCCGCCCCGCCGATCGGCGTCCTTCGCGCGAGGGTCCGGCTCGGCCGGGGACGTCCGCTCGATCAGGGGCTAACCTTCTGTTTACCCTGCTTCGTGCGGAAGGCAACCGCCAATGGCAATTGCCAGAGAAGTCTCTCCCCGTGGACAGCCTCGGTGATTCGCGCGTGCCAATACGGTGGCCAATACGCTGGACTGTGACCACGCGGGCGCCGCCGGCGCGGTGTCGCGTCCCCGCGCACGACGACAGGAAGAGGTGAGCGCCGATGGCCAACCCCACCCTGCGGCGCCGCCAGCTCGCCACGAGGCTGCGCGAGCTCCGCAAGGACGCCGGGCTCAGCATCGAGGACGCCGCCCAGCGCCTGGAGTGCTCGCCCGCCAAGATCAGCAGGATCGAGACGGGCCGGCGCGGCGTGATCCCGCGGGACGTGCGCGACCTGTGCCAGATCTACGGCGCGGACCAGGCCGAGACCGAGAGCCTGATGCGCATGGCCCGCGAGGCCAGGCAGCCGGGGTGGTGGCAGACCTACGACGACCCCGACTTCCGCCTCTACATAGGGCTGGAGACCGAGGCGTCCGCCATCACGATCTACGACACCTGCGCGGTGCCGGGAATCCTGCAGACCGCCGAATACGCGGGCGCGATAATCAGGGCGGTGCTGCCGGAGATCGAGGAAGACGTTCTCAGGGAACGCGTCGAGACGCGCATGAAAAGGCAGGGAATCCTGGTGCGGGAGTCGCCGCCGCGCCATCTCGTCATTCTCGACGAATCGGTGCTGCACCGCTCCGTCGGCGGCGCCGCGGTCATGCGCGCCCAGTTGGAACGGGTCGTGGAGTGGACGCGGCTGCCGCACATCAGCGTGCGGGTGATCCCGTTCTCCGTGGGCGCGCACATGGGATTCAACAGCGCGTTCACGCTGCTGGAGATGGGCGACCCCGGGCTCTCCGACATCGCCTACGTCGAGTCGATCACGCGTGCCGAATACCTGGAGAAGCCCTCGGAGCTCGCCATCTGCAGGGAGGCCGCGCACCGCCTGACGGCCCTCGCGCTCGGGCCCGAGGCGTCCGCCGCGCGCATCGCCGAGATCACCGGCACCTACGACGGCTGACCGGCCGTTCCGGGCCGGCGGCCGGGCGCGCCCACGCGGCGGTCCGGCGCGGTCCCGTTGGCGATCATGGGATGGGATACTGCGGATGATGGATCGCCATCGCGGTGAGCCATGTCATGCCCGGCACCGTCAGGGGAACCAATGAGGTTTTCTTCAACCGCGTATTTTCCCGCGGTCGAGTGGCGCACGGCCGCTCGCTGTACCACCAAGAATTGTGTCGAGGTCGCGGTCGTGGACGGGTTGATAGCCGTACGCGACTCGAAGGACCCCGCGAATCCTGCGCTGCTCTACACCGAGAGTGAATGGCAGGTCTTCATCGACGGCGCCAAGAACGGCGAGTTCGATGTGCAGAGCCTCAAGAGGCCGTCGGGCGAGAACTGACGCACGCCGGGGCGGGCCGATCCCGCCCGTCCCGGTCCTTCGGCGGCGGGCCCTCCCCACGGCTCCCGCCGGGAGAACACCAAGGGGTCTCACGCGGGTATATCGTCGGCGCCGGGGAAGTCGTGCGCACCGGCCGGTTCGCCCCGAACCTCGGGGGAAGCCGGACGCTTTCGCAGATCGCAAATTCTCCGGAGGACTCGGCAATGGGCGGATTCAGGAAGTTCCTGATGCGCGGCAATCTCGTGGAACTGGCCGTCGCGGTCGTGGTCGGCGCCACGTTCAGCGGGCTGGTGCAGGCGCTGGTCGCCGACCTGATCACACCGTTGATCGCGGCCGTCACCGGCGGCCGCAAGCCCGACTTCTCGCAGTACAGCTTCACGATCAACGGCGCGGTGTTCAAGTACGGCGACTTCGTCAACCACCTGCTGACGTTCCTCATCATCGCCGCCGTCATCTACTGGCTGGTCGTGCTGCCCATGACGCGGGTGATCGCCTTCTTCGACCGGGACAAGAAGAGCACCGAGAAGCAGTGCCCCGAGTGCCTCAGCGACATCCCGGTGGAGGCCCGCCGCTGCGCCTTCTGCACCGTTGTGCTGAGCGCCGCCGTCCCGGCGAACGACCGCCCGCCGGCCTGACGTCCGGGCGCCGGGCCCGGCCCGCGCACGGTCGCGAAGGTGCCGCCGAGGGGACCGGACATCGTTATCCGGATTTTCCTCGCGGCACCTTTCGCATGTCAGATCCCCGATGTATTTTCCGGCAAGAACCACCTAAAACAGGCCCCGCACCCCACAGGCCGCCATAGCCCCTAAATAGCCGCAAACAGCTATGCATTCCGCTCTGACCGCGAGATTGACCAGGAGATAACCCCACCTTTTCCCGAGGCCCAGGAGGTTCCCATGCGCACCCCCCACCCCTGGCCGCGCGCCCTCGGCTGCGTCGCCGTCACCCTCGCCGCCCTGCTGGTGGCCGCGCCCCCGGCGAGCGCCGCCGAGGACTACCAGGCCGAGGACGGCGCCGTCTCCCAGGGCGGCGTCTTCGCCGACCACGCCGGCTACACCGGCAGGGGCTACGTCGACTACCTCGACGTGGCCGGCGGCTTCGTCCAGCTCTACGTCACCGCCGCCACCGCCGGGACCGTCAGCCTGACCTACCGCTACGCCAACGGCACCACCGGTGACCGCTCGCTGGACATCACCGTCAACGGCGCCCCGGTGGCCTCCGGCCTGTCGTTCCCGCCGACCGGCGGCTGGGACACCTGGAAGACCACGACGGTCAACGCCACGCTGAAGGCCGGCACCAACAAGGTGCGCGCCACCGCCGCCACCGCGGGGGGCGGCCCCAACCTGGACCGGCTCACCGTCGCCGAGCCCATCGACACCCAGCCGCCCACCACACCCGGCGCGCCGACCTGCTCCGGCGTCACCGCCAACTCCCTCACCCTGACGTGGGGCGCCGCCACCGACGACACCGGAGTCGTCGCCTACGACATCCTCCACGACACCGGCAAGCTCGCGGAGGCTCCGGGGAACACCACCTCCAAGCAGCTCACCGGGCTCTCACCCGCCACCGAGTACCGCCTGTCGGTGCGCGCCCGGGACGCGGCCGGCAACGTGTCGACCCGCAGCCCGCAGGTCGTCTGCACGACCGAGCCCGGCTCCGACAGCGAGCCTCCCACCGCGCCCTCCGGCCTCGCGGTCTCCCAGGTCGGCACGACCAGCGCGCGGCTGAGCTGGAACGCCTCCACCGACAACGTGGGCGTGACCGCGTACGAGGTCAGGAGCGGCTCCAACGTCTACGCCACCGTGACCG includes these proteins:
- the glgX gene encoding glycogen debranching protein GlgX — translated: MIEIWPGDPYPLGATYDGAGTNFALYTEVGERVELCLFDDAGKERRVELTETEGFVWHGYLPGIGPGQRYGYRVHGPYDPARGHRCNPNKLLLDPYAKAIEGGVNWDQAAYGYRFGEPDSRDDSDSAAYVPKSVVVNPFFGWGHDRPPATPYHDTVIYEAHVRGLTIQHPRIPERIRGTYAALGHPEIIDHLTGLGVTAVELMPVHQFVTDDTLQQRGLTNYWGYNTIGFFAPHNAYSSSGELGGQVLEFKAMVKALHEANIEVILDVVYNHTAEGNHLGPTLSMRGIDNKSYYRLVDDDQRYYMDTTGTGNSLLMRSPHTLQLIMDSLRYWVIEMHVDGFRFDLAATLARELHEVDRLSAFFDLVQQDPVLSQVKLIAEPWDVGPGGYQVGNFPPRWTEWNGRYRDTIRDMWRGEPAALPEFASRLTGSSDLYQDDSRRPAASINFVTCHDGFTLRDLVSYNSKHNEANGEGNRDGTDDNRSWNCGEEGPAGGAVEALREQQKRNFLATLFLSQGVPMLSHGDELGRTQGGNNNAYCQDNEISWVDWSDVRENWLLLEFSQRLARLRRDHPVFRRRRFFYGRAVRGSGDELTDIAWLTPAGVEMTDADWHNGYAKSLCVFLNGEAITEPDRRGRRIVDDSFLLMFNAYHDTIEFTIPKDFGEAWMPEIDTAVPISVDSALYRAGDEVPVAGRSVRVLRRA
- a CDS encoding glycosyl hydrolase family 8, whose amino-acid sequence is MLGFTGPRRQVRAALLAAVLAAVAGCAQAPARATPSPDAAPSRQGGAVTPRPGPAVPFGGHRFPYAAGTLTPSAPRETLDRAVLASYTRWKKAFLKRNCGHGWYQVISPDADHPYVAEAQGYGMVILATMAGADPEARTAFDGMVAYMLAHPSVNDHDLLAAEQDSRCRSVNGSDSATDGDLDVAYALLLADRQWGSAGVHDYRSLAIRHIDAIKASEINPRTRLTRLGDWSTPEDPTYYVTRSSDWLLDRFRAFAKATGDPDWEEIRAAHQRLIAAQQSRYAPETGLLADFVVATDTAPRPAPGEVLEDAHDGAYYWNACRDPWRIGADAVTAGDPASRAAARTMSAWIRRATGGDPDRIAAGYTLKGAPIDEGQEPAFFAPFAVAAMSDPGAQAWLDALWAKMIRTPVVPSDYYAATVQLQVMIVVSGNSWTP
- a CDS encoding DUF397 domain-containing protein, whose amino-acid sequence is MRFSSTAYFPAVEWRTAARCTTKNCVEVAVVDGLIAVRDSKDPANPALLYTESEWQVFIDGAKNGEFDVQSLKRPSGEN
- a CDS encoding helix-turn-helix domain-containing protein; the encoded protein is MANPTLRRRQLATRLRELRKDAGLSIEDAAQRLECSPAKISRIETGRRGVIPRDVRDLCQIYGADQAETESLMRMAREARQPGWWQTYDDPDFRLYIGLETEASAITIYDTCAVPGILQTAEYAGAIIRAVLPEIEEDVLRERVETRMKRQGILVRESPPRHLVILDESVLHRSVGGAAVMRAQLERVVEWTRLPHISVRVIPFSVGAHMGFNSAFTLLEMGDPGLSDIAYVESITRAEYLEKPSELAICREAAHRLTALALGPEASAARIAEITGTYDG
- the mscL gene encoding large conductance mechanosensitive channel protein MscL → MGGFRKFLMRGNLVELAVAVVVGATFSGLVQALVADLITPLIAAVTGGRKPDFSQYSFTINGAVFKYGDFVNHLLTFLIIAAVIYWLVVLPMTRVIAFFDRDKKSTEKQCPECLSDIPVEARRCAFCTVVLSAAVPANDRPPA